In the Anastrepha obliqua isolate idAnaObli1 chromosome 1, idAnaObli1_1.0, whole genome shotgun sequence genome, one interval contains:
- the LOC129249334 gene encoding mothers against decapentaplegic homolog 7, with translation MLFPKEKELWRYASKNLSRNFDGINNLEPQQPHAHQHQHPLLASHHYRNSLQCQSSFCNSTITSSTLTSNLEYSGSSTEVSFEQKANDSVSGCSYGSSCDGMSVASYIRVKAQKNKNPNRSSDHLARLSHRSLQSSLKNLSASTLAMSEVTTVATAATTTAAGTFAATVNMLRNCCGGSGLSTDSRASNSISNAFYQNDKEAIGQQKFQQTFRKLMKMLNWQQQATLLDAVKSRKEMSVVNTSCCILLKKSLIYKEEPYVIVCRLFFWQNLRDATELKRLPSCSNDRHPMYVCCNPLHWYRVLETDTAPPPYQMQGVPRSKFEDEDCTEILCNNNNISTKIGKMTDSEERQSWCQVAYWELNERVGNRYCVQKPFVNIYAEGSSDCKWSQDMCLMELAAKKGTPSREGVENTRQKIGLGLILSQESDGVWLYNRSKAPVFILSPTLNESLTCVYKVAPGDCLKAFDNNRAQSLNCSSQFPGAEAGPINMQSICISFVKGWGEHYKRQDIMKCPCWLEISFSQR, from the exons ATGCTATTTCCAAAGGAGAAGGAACTATGGCGTTATGCGTCAAAAAACCTGTCAAGAAATTTCGATGGGATAAACAATTTGGAGCCACAACAGCCGCATGCCCATCAACATCAACACCCCCTTCTAGCGAGCCATCACTACCGGAACTCACTTCAGTGCCAGAGTTCATTTTGCAATTCCACGATTACATCGAGCACACTGACATCCAATCTCGAATACTCTGGTTCGTCTACGGAAGTAAGCTTCGAACAGAAAGCGAACGATTCCGTAAGTGGTTGCAGTTATGGAAGCAGTTGCGACGGTATGAGCGTCGCCTCCTACATACGGGTAAAagctcaaaaaaacaaaaaccccaATCGCTCCTCGGATCACTTAGCGAGATTATCCCATCGTTCCCTTCAATCGAGTCTAAAGAATCTGTCGGCCTCAACCCTGGCGATGTCAGAAGTGACGACGGTTGCAACAgcggctacaacaacagcagcaggaaCATTTGCTGCCACAGTAAATATGCTGCGGAATTGTTGTGGCGGCAGTGGTTTGTCCACAGACTCGCGCGCAAGCAATTCGATATCGAACGCTTTCTATCAAAACGACAAAGAAGCTATTGGTCAACAAAAGTTCCAACAAACTTTTCGAAagcttatgaaaatgttgaattGGCAACAGCAAGCCACATTACTGGATGCGGTAAAAAGCCGCAAAGAAATGTCGGTCGTCAACACTTCGTGTTGTATTCtactaaaaaaatccttaatttACAAAGAAGAGCCGTACGTGATTGTATGTCGActgtttttttggcaaaatttgaGAGATGCAACGGAGCTGAAACGATTACCGAGCTGTTCAAACGACCGCCATCCTATGTATGTTTGCTGCAACCCTTTGCACTGGTATCGAGTTCTCGAAACag ATACTGCACCTCCACCATACCAAATGCAAGGAGTGCCCAGATCGAAGTTCGAAG aCGAAGACTGCACCGAAATtttatgcaacaacaacaatatttcaaCCAAAATAGGCAAAATGACTGATAGTGAAG AACGACAATCTTGGTGTCAAGTGGCATACTGGGAGCTGAATGAGCGTGTTGGAAATCGTTATTGCGTGCAAAAGCCCTTTGTGAACATTTATGCAGAAGGTTCAAGTGATTGTAAGTGGAGTCAGGATATGTGCTTAATGGAATTAGCTGCAAAAAAGGGTACACCATCTCGAGAGGGCGTTGAAAACACAAGACAGAAAATTGGCTTAG gTTTGATACTAAGTCAGGAATCTGATGGTGTTTGGCTTTACAACCGGTCTAAGGCaccagtttttattttatcaccGACTTTGAATGAAAGTTTAACATGTGTTTATAAAGTGGCACCAGGAGACTGTCTGAAAGCCTTCGATAATAATag GGCTCAATCACTTAACTGTTCTTCACAATTTCCTGGTGCTGAAGCGGGTCCAATAAACATGCAAAGCATCTGCATTAGTTTTGTAAAAGGATGGGGCGAACACTACAAGCGGCAAGATATTATGAAATGCCCATGTTGGCTTGAAATTTCTTTTAGTCAACGGTGA